From the genome of Muricauda sp. SCSIO 64092, one region includes:
- a CDS encoding sulfite exporter TauE/SafE family protein: MTLTLIILLCAVGLLNGFYSGLMGTGGNIILIPALDLVLVPFGFEGQELVKYIIAHSLFITVFNGFAVVLKHYRIRNLYPKRILYVGIPAAVTAFFVSEWIKTSTWYAKTYFDILFLILVLTVCVQFLFFRPKTETTILQQKIQDSKWSYPILGSFTGTISALSGFGGGIVLIPALIDIFGIPFKKTVSISIGVVMLLALSVSLSYLNITSEQIIPKRLPMQFGYISLGLVLPILLGIFVSAPWGVKLGQRMSPKWLRLTFGLVMVLLLIKTLLGFF, from the coding sequence ATGACCCTTACCCTAATTATCCTATTGTGCGCAGTGGGCCTACTTAATGGTTTTTACTCAGGACTCATGGGGACGGGTGGAAACATCATTTTAATTCCGGCCTTGGATTTGGTTCTTGTTCCCTTTGGTTTTGAGGGACAGGAATTGGTAAAATACATTATCGCCCATTCCCTGTTCATTACGGTTTTCAATGGCTTTGCCGTTGTCTTGAAACATTATAGAATACGGAACCTATACCCAAAGAGGATTCTTTATGTGGGGATTCCCGCTGCCGTAACGGCATTTTTTGTTTCGGAATGGATCAAGACCTCCACCTGGTATGCAAAAACCTATTTTGATATCCTCTTTCTTATCTTGGTGCTAACGGTCTGTGTTCAATTTCTTTTTTTTAGGCCAAAAACCGAAACTACAATCCTCCAACAGAAAATACAGGATAGTAAATGGTCCTACCCCATCCTTGGGAGTTTTACCGGGACAATCTCTGCACTTTCAGGTTTTGGAGGTGGAATTGTTTTGATTCCAGCATTGATCGACATTTTTGGAATACCCTTTAAAAAAACCGTTTCCATTTCAATTGGAGTAGTAATGCTACTGGCTTTGTCCGTGAGTTTGAGCTACCTCAACATTACTTCGGAACAAATCATCCCTAAGCGACTCCCCATGCAATTCGGATATATTTCCCTAGGCCTGGTCCTCCCAATACTTTTGGGGATTTTCGTTTCGGCACCTTGGGGAGTTAAACTGGGACAGCGAATGTCCCCAAAATGGCTGCGATTGACTTTTGGCCTGGTTATGGTCCTGTTATTGATCAAAACCCTTCTTGGCTTTTTCTAA
- a CDS encoding ROK family protein — MIIGADIGGSHITCALVDLESKKIVPESLTSIKVDSKAPKEMILGKWAEALNAAIATQKDSVDEVSIGFAMPGPFDYQTGTAKFTGNNEKFQSLYNVSITNELPFYITTKKCGFRFLNDAAAFGAGLATLAGIDSFDRSLILTFGTGLGASFLKRGVPCLKGDTIPKDGCLWDKSFKSGIGDAYFSTRWFVSRYEELTNEKVNGVKEIVQKNGDALELIFTEFSQNLADFLKPYITKFRPQVIVMGGNISKAGDFFLPKCSKLFEQLGLDVDIKVSEIGEEAAVLGSAQLFDSAFWNQLNAYQL; from the coding sequence ATGATCATTGGAGCTGATATTGGTGGAAGCCACATTACCTGTGCCTTGGTTGATTTGGAATCCAAAAAAATTGTTCCCGAATCCCTTACCTCCATAAAAGTGGACAGTAAAGCCCCTAAGGAGATGATCCTTGGCAAGTGGGCAGAGGCCTTGAATGCAGCCATTGCCACTCAAAAGGATTCGGTTGACGAGGTTTCCATAGGATTTGCAATGCCGGGACCCTTTGATTACCAAACAGGAACCGCAAAATTCACCGGAAACAACGAAAAATTCCAAAGCCTTTATAACGTATCCATAACCAACGAATTGCCTTTTTATATCACGACCAAAAAATGTGGGTTCCGTTTTCTAAATGACGCTGCTGCATTTGGTGCAGGTTTGGCCACGCTTGCAGGAATTGACTCTTTCGATCGCTCATTGATATTGACGTTCGGGACCGGTCTAGGGGCAAGTTTTTTAAAAAGGGGCGTTCCCTGTTTAAAAGGGGATACCATTCCCAAGGATGGATGTCTTTGGGACAAGTCTTTTAAGTCCGGTATTGGGGATGCGTATTTTTCCACACGATGGTTTGTTAGCAGGTATGAAGAACTGACCAATGAAAAAGTAAATGGCGTAAAAGAGATAGTTCAGAAAAATGGCGATGCCTTGGAGCTGATCTTTACGGAGTTTTCCCAAAACCTAGCCGATTTTTTAAAACCCTATATCACCAAATTTCGACCTCAGGTTATTGTTATGGGGGGAAACATCTCCAAAGCAGGCGATTTTTTTCTCCCCAAATGTTCAAAATTATTTGAACAGCTCGGTTTGGATGTGGACATTAAGGTTTCGGAAATTGGCGAGGAAGCCGCAGTATTGGGAAGTGCCCAATTGTTTGATAGTGCTTTCTGGAATCAACTGAATGCCTATCAATTGTAA